One Helianthus annuus cultivar XRQ/B chromosome 12, HanXRQr2.0-SUNRISE, whole genome shotgun sequence genomic region harbors:
- the LOC110892440 gene encoding protein FAR1-RELATED SEQUENCE 5-like, producing MDPQSSNARNTEDVEFEDAEVDTGLEDAEHYRNPTSGNITFDDQTTERLYIPEVASSCVPVIGMEFSSIEQAYVFYQTYAKKAGFSARKGGEHHVGGIIRSKYFVCSKEGHKPQAYDDNYSKLSKPYKRRNRPTIRTGCKAQIKLCSTDGVLFKVDKFVQSHNHPFVCPKDMHLLPAYRHLSETQEEMIWELGTLNLGPVKAFNIMRKRYGGFENVGATKDDCKNFRARIHSYIGQYDADMVINRLTDKKKFMVDYSFFHSVDENKRLTGLFWADGLCKRNYAEFGDVISFDATFKTNKYKMVFVPFTGIDNHCRNVTLGAGLLASESIESYKWLLQSFLNSFGKQPNVVVTDQDPAMKQAIEAVFDKSRHRLCMWHIMKKLADKVGHQLCNNEDFKRRMCDIVWTDSITPEMFEREWKLIMIDFGLTENKWLDDMFCMRSSWIPAFYRHEPMSGLMRTTSRSESENHFFCQVANSQLTLVEFFNHFDGAMDIQRFNHRKNDHISRNTVPDNFSESTLEDDAMKIYTRSIFADQQAELQGTLSECLPIETKIEDPFLRISMKDWKAHGDGLLEVCFKKGEDVIALCTCRRFEQYGLLCKHIYFVFKMFKVKEIPNKYVMRRWTKDVVPNDLNNTFDITVDGDDAHKKAKEVAYEIMQTGEYIIGNLIKDFDHLLIVRDRMREMKEMVDELRITKPIDPKFDRYSRLIGYEKPNTDEPPTVRVPTGIRNKGRGSHKRIKSKKEKIISLKGKRSRTCSVCNIKGHDIRTCEELKGKATAAADKVANKEGRKRRAIQLEKAPNLVDEEDEEVESGDEEEFEESDEAEDSDFECEDE from the exons atgGATCCACAGAGTAGTAATGCTCGAAACACAGAAGATGTCGAATTTGAAGATGCGGAGGTCGATACCGGACTTGAGGATGCAGAGCATTATCGGAATCCGACATCAGGCAACATTACCTTTGACGATCAGACTA CTGAAAGATTGTATATCCCAGAGGTAGCTTCATCATGTGTTCCTGTTATTGGAATGGAGTTCTCTTCCATAGAACAAGCATATGTTTTTTATCAGACAtatgccaagaaggcagggtTCTCCGCTCGAAAAGGAGGTGAACATCATGTTGGTGGTATTATTAGGTCTAAGTATTTTGTGTGTTCAAAAGAGGGGCATAAACCACAGGCATATGATGATAATTATTCGAAGTTGTCTAAGCCATATAAACGTAGGAACAGACCGACTATTCGAACCGGCTGTAAAGCACAAATTAAGCTTTGTTCGACGGATGGGGTGTTGTTTAAGGTTGATAAGTTTGTTCAATCGCATAATCATCCATTCGTGTGCCCCAAAGACATGCACTTATTACCAGCTTATAGACATCTGTCTGAGACACAAGAAGAGATGATATGGGAGCTTGGTACATTGAATCTTGGGCCAGTGAAAGCCTTTAATATAATGAGAAAAAGATACGGCGGGTTTGAAAATGTAGGCGCAACTAAAGACGATTGCAAGAATTTTAGAGCTAGGATACATAGCTACATCGGacagtatgatgcagatatggttATCAATAGGCTGACCGATAAAAAGAAGTTTATGGTTGATTATTCATTCTTTCATTCGGTCGATGAAAACAAACGATTAACCGGCCTGTTTTGGGCCGATGGCTTGTGCAAACGTAACTATGCTGAGTTTGGAGATGTCATATCGTTTGATGCTACATTTAAAACCAACAA GTATAAAATGGTTTTTGTACCTTTTACTGGTATTGATAATCATTGTCGAAATGTGACACTTGGAGCCGGGTTGTTAGCATCCGAAAGCATTGAATCATACAAGTGGCTTTTACAATCATTTTTGAACTCATTCGGTAAGCAGCCGAATGTGGTTGTCACTGATCAGGATCCTGCGATGAAACAAGCCATCGAAGCAGTGTTCGATAAGAGTAGGCACAGATTAtgtatgtggcacataatgaagaAACTTGCTGATAAG GTCGGACATCAGCTGTGCAATAACGAAGACTTTAAGAGACGTATGTGTGACATTGTATGGACAGATTCGATTACGCCAGAAATGTTTGAGAGAGAATGGAAGCTGATAATGATTGATTTCGGTCTAACTGAGAATAAGTGGCTTGATGATATGTTTTGCATGAGATCTTCGTGGATCCCAGCGTTCTATCGTCATGAGCCTATGTCTGGGCTTATGCGGACCACTTCTAGATCAGAGAGCGAAAACCATTTTTTCTGTCAAGTTGCGAATTCTCAACTTACCCTTGTTGAGTTCTTTAACCATTTTGACGGTGCAATGGACATTCAAAGATTCAACCATCGGAAGAATGACCATATATCTAGAAATACAGTCCCGGATAACTTTTCTGAATCTACTCTAGAGGATGATGCCATGAAAATTTATACCAGGTCAATTTTTGCTGATCAACAGGCAGAGTTACAAGGAACATTGTCCGAGTGCCTTCCTATAGAGACTAAAATTGAGGACCCTTTTTTGAGGATAAGTATGAAGGATTGGAAAGCTCACGGCGACGGTTTATTAGAG gtATGTTTCAAGAAGGGCGAGGATGTAATTGCATTATGCACGTGTCGCAGGTTTGAACAATATGGATTGTTGTGCAAGCATATATATTTCGTGTTCAAGATGTTCAAAGTGAAGGAAATTCCCAACAAGTATGTAATGAGAAGATGGACTAAAGATGTGGTACCGAATGATCTTaataatacatttgatattactgTTGACGGTGATGATGCGCATAAAAAGGCCAAAGAGGTTGCGTATGAGATTATGCAGACTGGAGAGTATATTATTGGTAATCTGATCAAAGATTTCGATCATCTACTTATAGTTAGGGATCGGATGAGAGAGATGAAAGAAATGGTTGATGAActtcgcataaccaagcccatcGACCCTAAGTTTGATAGATATTCACGGTTAATTGGTTACGAGAAACCAAACACTGACGAGCCTCCTACAGTCCGTGTGCCAACCGGTATTAGAAACAAAGGACGAGGTTCACATAAGCGGATTAAATCAAAAAAAGAGAAAATTATTAGTCTAAAAGGCAAGAGAAGTCGGACATGCAGtgtttgcaatatcaaaggtcatgACATTCGAACCTGCGAGGAGTTAAAGGGTAAAGCTACTGCTGCTGCTGATAAGGTTGCCAATAAGGAGGGGAGGAAAAGAAGAGCAATTCAGTTAGAGAAGGCTCCTAATTTAGTTGATGAAGAGGACGAGGAGGTTGAAAGTGGTGACGAAGAGGAGTTTGAGGAGTCCGACGAAGCAGAAGATAGTGATTTTGAATGCGAAGACGAGTAG
- the LOC110942558 gene encoding uncharacterized protein LOC110942558 produces the protein MTNTALRAKRERRSKKRNDPVKPVHISGITTGVADDDDDFEPPIQAIMTKQPHKSKVNKKHTNYSLEDDDDDFEEPIRNLIVKRGENTRKRPSTTTNQDGEDFEPVKKKQSKNEKQMDPIEGKRKVTDSEPFRSEPRPFYHYHHDAISLRCSPSGFLDTVKHFTEAQVADVKSIGFGDVLNIKLYHISTRLGYWLVRNYDEQYSTLNIGNHKIKITRDSVHDVFGIPKGNVIVREKNKPRKGAIVEKNTATQGAETTIDEFKNQWPDRNKITHTLLARTMSEQTTGGRLFKLNFLAYWNTLFVEITKSTTVKQSFLLAIDKEEDIPNLDWCSFVLESLKRTRQGWKKLDSQYNGPVAFLTLLYSHYFNQRHKIFDEPVKMPVIHYVTSGMIDDVEEYLYNNGPLGVEDCDEVEEDEGANDNRQDQPHVTASRINGNDHQNQEATTAPFEIPPFEIVKENTSTVYTDLFADNIPIHEAAAVQENLTEFNTLDDMEDTDEYMIPPVDTTHVYNRRNLTGNLDGEDPIDEGDIPSNTDWFDGWNPNEHISDMNLDEMDIGTQTQKEIDYCSTPVQLTGVIYDHAAWEASKKNKKVLLKTMDNNIKKYISLVSDMNALVKGVKEKFFWDVEIMERCKRWNDAVKNSVSTDTVSIPAEVSYAGDEVVQNKVGQCGETNQELEGDGDAKLEHQNTVKDKGCNDVHDTPFDDGGISDSCLAALQTIEPGVYRQTTEVAQADVVNNMDQPVNLAECSQQQAHKQNTITDGYDKDKPPTTSADEPAEVTEAEMQSVETLLKLAPILQTSSAGNQKTPVSANTNKTDDERHTQLVTTRIKMIREKREKRLAELGDAYRSPYCNRVTNLYEPLLVRDQNIICYLLAPMGDIGTLIYKSDSGVEALKIIFETFHPSQYISYGGMDTFVDVLNFEEKKRDRKSSPYRLFLPTTILQDEMFEPKITDSDRLKVFGPGVDDILCKYQVKKVDKVDLIFIPVLLSDHYWCLCFNMKNGDIELIDNSRYAESFTKRYRGRPEKLRRVLVLYLKGKLGQKEWITKLEKAKIIRKEMEWRTLQNGSDCGVFTMRHMETYKGTSPWNAGFKTEDQKEMQDSQLRFLRYKYLSKIVLSDYNLIRKEVYDKATDFMANSIPAEALHDLDSKISNRLEQFFKLKKRKQNEKS, from the exons ATGACGAATACGGCATTAAGAG CTAAAAGAGAAAGAAGGAGCAAGAAAAGAAATGATCCGGTGAAGCCGGTGCACATTAGCGGCATAACTACAG GGgttgctgatgatgatgatgattttgaacCCCCGATTCAGGCGATTATGACAAAGCAACCTCATAAATCAAAGGTTAATAAAAAGCATACAAACTATAGtctagaagatgatgatgatgactttgaagaACCTATTAGAAATTTGATAGTCAAAAGAGGTGAAAACACAAGAAAAAGGCCAAGTACTACAACTAACCAAGATGGTGAAGACTTTGAACCAGTAAAAAAGAAACAATCGAAAAACGAAAAGCAGATGGATCCTATCGAGGGGAAACGGAAGGTTACCGATTCAGAACCTTTTAGGTCAGAACCAAGACCGTTCTATCATTATCATCATGATGCAATAAGCCTACGGTGCAGTCCTTCAGGTTTTTTGGATACAGTTAAGCACTTTACTGAAGCGCAGGTGGCGGATGTGAAAAGCATTGGATTTGGTGATGTCCTTAATATAAAGCTTTATCATATAAGCACACGTTTAGGGTATTGGCTCGTACGAAACTATGACGAGCAATACAGCACACTAAACATAGGAAATCACAAGATAAAAATCACCCGAGATTCAGTACATGACGTGTTTGGTATTCCAAAGGGTAATGTTATTGTACGAGAAAAAAATAAGCCTAGGAAAGGAGCAATAGTGGAGAAAAATACGGCTACTCAAGGCGCAGAAACAACCATAGATGAGTTCAAAAACCAGTGGCCAGACAGAAACAAAATTACTCATACTTTGCTTGCAAGAACTATGTCAGAGCAAACCACTGGCGGACGATTATTCAAGCTAAATTTCCTAGCCTACTGGAACACTTTGTTTGTAGAGATAACAAAGTCAACAACTGTTAAACAAAGTTTTCTACTTGCAATTGACAAAGAGGAAGACATTCCAAATCTGGACTGGTGCTCCTTCGTTTTAGAATCGCTGAAACGAACAAGACAAGGTTGGAAAAAGTTAGACTCACAATACAATGGCCCGGTTGCATTCCTAACG CTTCTATACAGCCATTATTTCAACCAAAGACACAAAATTttcgatgaacctgtcaaaatgCCTGTCATACATTATGTAACCTCTGGTATGATCGACGACGTGGAAGAATATTTATACAACAACGGGCCGCTAGgtgttgaagattgtgatgaagtGGAAGAAGACGAAGGAGCAAATGATAATCGCCAGGATCAACCACATGTTACTGCCTCGCGCATAAATGGCAATGATCATCAAAATCAAGAGGCTACAACCGCACCATTCGAAATCCCACCATTCGAAATCGTAAAAGAAAACACATCGACGGTGTACACTGACCTTTTCGCTGACAACATCCCGATACACGAGGCAGCTGCGGTACAAGAAAACCTCACCGAATTCAATACATTAGATGATATGGAAGATACGGATGAGTACATGATACCACCAGTGGATACGACACATGTCTACAACAGAAGAAACCTGACTGGAAACCTGGATGGGGAGGATCCGATTGACGAAGGAGACATACCATCAAATACGGATTGGTTTGACGGGTGGAATCCGAATGAACATATTTCAGACATGAATTTAGATGAAATGGACATAGGGACACAAACGCAAAAAGAGATTGACTACTGCAGCACTCCAGTTCAACTAACCGGGGTGATCTATGATCATGCTGCGTGGGAAGCctcgaaaaaaaataaaaag GTGTTGTTGAAAACAATGGACAATAATATAAAGAAATACATTTCTCTTGTTTCGGATATGAATGCTCTCGTTAAGGGTGTAAAGGAGAAGTTTTTCTGGGATGTTGAAATTATGGAAAGGTGTAAAAGATGGAATGATGCGGTTAAAAATTCCGTTTCTACGGATACAGTTTCGATACCTGCTGAAGTAAGCTATGCTGGTGATGAGGTGGTTCAAAACAAAGTCGGACAATGTGGCGAAACAAATCAAGAGTTAGAGGGCGATGGAGATGCAAAATTGGAACATCAAAACACGGTGAAAGATAAAG GATGTAATGATGTTCATGATACCCCATTTGATGATGGTGGTATTTCGGACTCGTGCCTGGCTGCCTTACAAACCATCGAACCAGGCGTATACAGGCAGACTACAGAAG TGGCGCAAGCAGATGTGGTGAACAACATGGACCAACCTGTAAATTTGGCAGAGTGCAGTCAACAACAAGCACATAAACAGAATACAATAACCGACGGCTATGATAAAGATAAGCCTCCGACAACATCAGCTGATGAACCTGCTGAAGTGACCGAAGCAGAAATGCAGTCTGTTGAGACACTTTTAAAATTGGCTCCAATCCTGCAAACATCAAGTGCGGGTAATCAAAAAACTCCTGTGTCAGCGAACACAAATAAAACGGATGACGAGAGGCATACACAGCTAGTAACAACGCGTATCAAGATGATCAGGGAAAAGAGGGAAAAGCGGCTGGCAGAACTAGGTGACGCATATAGATCGCCTTACTGCAACAGGGTAACCAACCTATATGAGCCACTTTTGGTACGTGACCAAAACATCATCTGTTATCTCTTAGCTCCGATGGGAGATATTGG GACATTGATATACAAGTCTGACAGTGGAGTCGAAGCGCTTAAAATCATATTTGAAACCTTCCACCCATCGCAATACATATCATATGGTGGAATGGACACATTTGTAGATGTTTTAAACTTTGAAGAGAAAAAAAGGGACAGAAAATCATCACCCTACAGGCTGTTCTTACCAACTACAATATTG CAAGACGAAATGTTTGAGCCAAAAATCACAGATAGTGATCGATTGAAAGTATTCGGACCAGGCGTAGACGATATATTGTGTAAGTATCAGGTGAAGAAAGTTGACAAAGTTGATCTCATCTTCATTCCAGTACTACTTTCTGATCATTACTGGTGCCTATGCTTTAACATGAAAAATGGAGATATCGAGTTAATCGATAACTCTCGGTATGCCGAATCGTTTACCAAACGCTACCGTGGACGCCCCGAAAAGCTG CGGAGAGTCCTAGTGCTATACCTAAAAGGCAAACTTGGACAAAAAGAGTGGATAACAAAGTTGGAAAAAGCAAAAATAATTCGAAAGGAAATGGAGTGGAGAACTCTTCAAAACGGTAGTGACTGTGGTGTCTTCACTATGAGGCATATGGAGACATACAAGGGCACATCTCCATGGAATGCAGGGTTTAAAACGGAAGACCAGAAAGAAATGCAAGATTCACAACTACGGTTTTTGCGGTACAAGTATCTTAGTAAGATTGTATTGTCCGACTACAATCTTATAAGGAAGGAGGTATACGACAAAGCTACGGACTTTATGGCGAATTCGATCCCCGCTGAAGCTTTGCACGATCTAGATAGCAAAATAAGTAACAGATTAGAGCAGTTCTTCAAGCTCAAAAAGAGGAAACAAAATGAAAAGTCGTAG
- the LOC110939813 gene encoding ethanolamine-phosphate cytidylyltransferase, with protein MDYHANYSIWDGVYYHPHLFGVIMLTAALLGFSTSYLSGIAGFPTLPYMLPYIGSLQKEKGGKKRIRVYMDGCFDLMHYGHANALRQAKALGDELVVGIVSDEEIIKNKGPPVLSMEERLALVSGLKWVDEVIPNAPYAITEDFMNSLFNEHKIDYIIHGDDPCLLPDGSDAYALAKKVGRYKQIKRTEGVSSTDIVGRILASMEDKQVNGECNGMGTNLETHLKSKHASNFLPTSRRIVQFSNAKGPGPNARVVYIDGGFDLFHAGHVEILKNARQLGDFLLVGVYTDQTVSQQRGAHFPLMHLHERSLSVLACRYVDEVIIGAPLEISKDMITTFNISLVVHGTVSETNYSPNAMVDPYKVPKSMGIFRTLESPKNITTTSVAERIKANHEIYQKRNAKKEASEKKFYEERKYISGD; from the exons ATGGATTATCATGCTAATTATTCAATTTGGGATGGAGTATACTACCATCCGCATCTATTCGGTGTCATTATGCTAACAGCCGCATTGCTTGGTTTTTCGACAAGTTATTTAAGCGGCATTGCTGGTTTTCCTACTTTGCCGTACATGTTACCTTATATAGGAAGTCTTCAAAAGGAAAAAGGCGGTAAGAAACGGATTCGTGTTTACATGGATGGGTGTTTCGATCTTATGCATTATGGGCATGCGAACGCTTTGAGGCAAGCCAAGGCGTTGGGAGATGAATTAGTGGTCGGAATCGTAAGCGATGAGGAAATTATTAAGAACAAGGGTCCTCCGGTTTTATCTATGGAAGAGAG ACTCGCGCTCGTTAGTGGATTGAAGTGGGTGGATGAAGTGATCCCCAATGCACCATATGCTATAACCGAAGACTTCATGAACAGTCTCTTTAACGAGCATAAGATCGATTACATCATTCATGGTGATGATCCTTGCCTGCTTCCCGATGGAAGTGATGCGTATGCGTTGGCGAAGAAAGTTGGTCGTTACAAGCAGATTAAACGCACAGAAGGTGTTTCAAGTACAGATATTGTAG GACGGATACTCGCATCGATGGAGGATAAACAAGTAAATGGAGAATGTAATGGAATGGGTACGAATTTAGAAACCCATCTGAAATCCAAACATGCTTCTAACTTTTTGCCTACATCAAGAAGAATCGTGCAGTTTTCAAATGCCAAG GGGCCGGGGCCAAATGCGCGTGTGGTGTACATTGACGGAGGGTTTGATCTATTTCATGCTGGACATGTTGAA ATTCTGAAGAACGCACGACAGCTTGGAGATTTTCTACTAGTGGGCGTCTATACTGATCAAACTGTCAG CCAACAACGAGGGGCACATTTCCCGCTGATGCATCTGCACGAACGAAGTCTCAGTGTTTTGGCTTGTCGATATGTCGATGAAGTTATCATTGGCGCACCTTTGGAAATCTCAAAAGACATG ATAACGACTTTTAACATCTCGTTGGTTGTGCATGGAACCGTTTCAGAGACCAACTATTCTCCCAAC GCCATGGTCGATCCTTACAAAGTACCGAAAAGCATGGGTATTTTCCGGACACTCGAAAGCCCAAAAAACATCACCACCACTTCTGTGGCTGAAAGAATAAAAGCCAATCATGAGATATACCAG AAGAGAAATGCTAAGAAGGAAGCTAGTGAGAAGAAATTTTATGAAGAGAGGAAGTATATTTCAGGGGATTAA